GGCATTCAAGGCCGATCCGAATTGCTCGCCATCCTAAGAAAGGATTATCTTCGTGAACGTAGCCGCGTGAGCTTAGAATTTCGAGTGGAATTTTATCACCACCGACGTCGAACGTGCGCATAGTGACTTTATGTGGATGTATTCTTTCGGCGATGCGACGGTATTGCTGATATTGTTGCTCTTCCGACGGCAGTTCGCGTCCGGAAAATAACATGTATTCCGTACGGTAAAGTCCAATACCTTCAGCTCCTTGGTTCAAAGCCTTGTCGACTTCTTCAGGTAGTTCGACGTTGGCCGTCAGAGCAACGTTTTTTTCATCTTTGGTGACGCACGGAAGTCTGGCAATCGACTCAAGATCAGCGCGTTCTTTGATAAAACGTTCGGATTTCTTGATGTATTTTTCAATTGTTGATTCCTGCGGATTGATGATCAACTCGCCTTTGTGCCCGTCCATTAGAATTTTATCATCCTCGTGGATGAATCCGGTGACATTCGCAATGCCGGCAATAGCAGGAATATTCAGTGACCGTGCTACAATCGCAAAATGGGATAATGTGCTGCCGCCTTCGGAAATAAAACCGAGAATTTTTGATCGGTCAATATTGGCAATATCGGAAGGCTTGATCGAATCGGCGACTAAAATGGATGGTTCTTCCACCGTAACGGATTTATGTTGGCCAAGGAGATTATTCAATACCCGCCGCTTAATATCTTCGATGTCGGTAGCGCGTTCGCGTAAATATTCATTATTCGATTTCAAAAAATTATTTTTGAATTTATCCATTACCGATGAAAAAGCTGATTCGATATTCATGTGGCTGCTTTGTACGAATTTCAGCGTGCCTCGGATCATTTCTTCGTCTTCGAGAATTAAAAAATGCGATTCGAGAATGGCGCCGTATTCTTTGCCGTATTTGGTTTTAGCTTCCTGGATCTGGTGATTGAGCTGTTCGCGCGTGATGGTGAGTGCCTGATGAAAACGCTCGGTTTCTTGCTCGACTTCTTTGTGAGAATTCAGTTTACGTTCGGCAATTTGCAGTGGAGCCGTGTGGAGAATATAAGGAGGGCCGACCACGATGCCCGGCGATACGCCGAGGCCTTTAATGGTCAGTTCTTCCGGCGTTTCTTTTTTTTTTCGCGAGAGAGGCATGTTATTCTTCGTTGAATTTACTTTCAAATAAAGCAATCAGTGCGGCCATGGCTTCCGCTTCATCGGAGCCTTCAACTTTGATTTTAACCGTGCTGCCCATTGCGGCCGCCAACATCATGACGCTCATAATGCTTTTGGCGTTGACTTCCGTTCCGTCGCATGAGAAAAAAACGTCGGAATCAAATTTACTGGCTGTTTTGACTAACAGTGCGGCCGGCCTGGCGTGAATGCCGGCTTTATTGGAGACAATAATTTCTCGTTCGATCATTCCTGTAATTCTTTTTTCAATACGATCGGTGCCACGCCTGGTGTGTAATTTCAATCAGGCGATTTTTAGCGTGCGTGTTTTTAAATCCGTTTAAATTTTTTAAAGCCGATTTAAAATGGTGGTCAATCTGTTTTAGCGTTTGTTTCTGAATACCGCTGGTATCCAGAAAATTGATAAATTCGGCGAGAAGTTCGCGATGCCGCGATTCGGAATGCACTGGGCTGAAAGTATTAAGTAATCGGCGACCGGTTTTGCTTTTAGAAGCAAGGATCGAAAGGTACGTTTTTTTCTTTTCGATCAGATCACTGCCTATGTTTTTACCGAAAGTAGTCTCATCGGAAATGATATCGAGCAAGTCGTCCTGAATCTGAAAAGCCAATCCGAAATGAAGACCAAAATCCCGAAGCGCTTTTTCCTGTCCGTACGAAACGCCGCCGACGACACCTCCGATACGGGTGGCTGCACTGAACAGAACGGCGGTTTTTTGGCGAATCATGTTCATATAATCTTTTTCGGTTACGGATGGCTGCGTTTCGAATTCTTTGTCCAGCGCCTGTCCTTCGCATAACTCGATAAATCCGTCGGCAAAAATATTCGAAACATGCGGCAAAACTTCCTTGGGGCACTGGCTTAGTGCCTTATAAGCCGCTGCAGCAAGAAAATCACCGGATAAAATGGCGATATTCTGATTCCATTTTTTGTGAATCGTTTTCCGCCCGCGCCGCATATCGTCGTTGTCCATGATGTCGTCATGGATGAGCGAAAAATTATGTAAAATTTCAACAGCGGCCGCGGCGTGCAAAGCATGATGATAATTGCGGCCGTTCAGTGCACTGCATAAAACCAGCATGACGGCACGCAGTCTTTTACCACCGCCTTGAAATAAATATTGGGGCGGTTCATACAGCGTGATTGGTTTTTTTTTGCGAATATATGAAAAAATCGTCTTGTTAATGCTGGCGACGAGCGATGACACGTCGGGGAAGGCCGCTTTCAAATATTTTTCCTGATAATAGTTACGGATAACTTGAACGGTTGAACATAACGATTAATCGTCATTTAATCAAGGCAATTGTCGCCAGCAAACATTCAAGATTGTTGTAAAACCTGTGTTTTTGTTATTGTTAAGTAACATACTTGCAACCAACAAAAGCCTGAAAAATTCTTGACATTCAAATGTCTTTCTTATATATTGAGCCCCATTTTGGATAAGACAGTATCTGTTTAAATTTTTTAGAAATACATATATTCTATCAACCAGACAATTAGAAAGACTCCGGTTTACCGGGAGGAGTAAGTATGGCAAAAGGTAAAGGTAATCGCATCGTCATCACGATGGAGTGTACGACATGCAAAACCAGTAACGTTCCGGGTGTTTCCCGTTATACGACAGAGAAAAATAAGAAAAACGACGCTGAGCGTCTGGAAGTGATGAAATATTGCCGCTACGAACGGAAACACACCCTTCACAAAGAAACCCGTTAATCCGTGGTCATTTTAAGGAGTTTTTAAACTATGGCTAAAAAACAAACGTTTGTTGATAAAACCGCCAAAGTACAGGCGTATTCCGAAAAAGTAAAATGTGAATCGTGCAAACAAGAATCAGTTGCCGGTTACGCAAAATTTATCGAATCGAAAGTTTCAGAAAAAAGCGGTGCATGGAAGTTCCTCGAACGAAAAGTCAAACTGTGCGGTAACTGCGGGGCTGTTCTGTCTTAATATATAACATGCTTAATAAAGAACTTCTCAAAATTCTTGTCTGTCCAGCGTGCAAAACCACTCTGAAAGAAAACGGCGAAACGCTTCTTTGTACCAATTCAGAATGCCGTCGTCAATATCCCGTGAAAGACAATATTCCGGTCATGTTGATCGACGAGTCTAAAATTATTGAGCGCAGCCTTTTTGATCAAACCGTAAACTAATTTTTAATAATTTAAGTTTTATTTTTAAAAGCGTCTTTTAAAGACGCTTTTTTTATTTCATTGAACCATAATTTCTTCCTGTATATTTTTAAAATATCATTGCATAGCCAATCAATTCAGAGGTGTTGAAGTGAGTTCAGGTGTTTTACGTATTATTGCGGCCGTAGTCGCTATTCCTTTTTTTGTCGCGGCAACGATTTCAGGTGGATGGTATTTTTTTATCTTGATAGAATTGTTAATAATTTTTGGCGTGTTGGAGGCGGCGAAATTGGCACAACAAAAAAATGCGTTGCCTCAAGTGGTTTTGCTAGTCGGATTTTCAATTGTGTGGGCGGGATTATTCCAGTTTAATCTTTCATTTTTCGCGCTGCCGGTGATACTGATTTTTTTATTGGCTGTCTTATTGGTGGAATTATTCCGCAATGAAGGGTCGGCCATATTGAATATTTCAACTACGATATTTTCATTTTTGTATGTGTCTTTGATGATGACCAGTTTATTGATGTTGCGTCGTATACCGATAGAACGGCATCTGCCGGACATGGCCGGAGCGCAATTAATTTTTGTTGTACTGAGCGGAATATGGGCATGTGATACGTTGGCCTATTACGGAGGCCGGCTTTTCGGGCGTCATAAATTTTTTGAGAGGGTGAGTCCAAAGAAAACATGGGAAGGCGCTGTAACGGGTTTTTTCGGCGCGTTATTAGGAGTATGGTTGGTTGGATGGATTTATGAAATTTCAGGTAATACATTTATTCTCACATTGCCGCAGACATTTGTTATTGGTTTTTTTGCTGGAACTTTGGGCCAATTAGGTGATCTGGCCGAATCCTTACTCAAAAGAGACGCCCAAGTAAAAGATTCCGGAACGCTCATTCCGGGACATGGCGGAATTTTGGACAGATTTGACAGCTTGCTGTTCGTGGCCCCGGCAACTTATATTTTCGTATATTATTTTATCTTCAGCTAATCAATGAAACTCATCATTCCGGGAAATCTCTCATGATCCGGTCTAGGCTGCCATTAATTATTTTATTCATATTATTTTTTAGTTGTAGCCGTTCTCCCGAAATCCAAATCGGTGGAACAGCTGTCATCGCCCTATCAGCTGACGCGGATGCACTCGATCCGATTTTTTGGTCAAGCAGTTCTACCGGTACAATTTTGCAATTTACTTTTCCGGATTTGATTGAACTGAACTTTGATACAACAACCGGTCGAACTGAATATATACCGTCGTTAGCTAAATCATGGCACTGGTCGAATGACGGACGAACGTTGACCTATTATCTGCGAACAGACGCTGTCTGGTCTGATGGAATTCCAATAACAGCGCATGATATTAAGTTTAGCTACGGCCTGTACGCTAATCCAAAAATTCCAAATGTGCGGAAAAGTTATTTCAATTATTTTTTTAAAAACGAATCCGGTGAAATTGATATTGACCGGTCAGTGCATGCTGAAAATGACTCGACGATCGTTTTCAATTTCACGGCCGCCTATGACCGGTTTCAGCAATTGACTCATACGGCGTTGAATTTTGTTCCAAAACACATTTATGAATTTGTCGATGTGGAACATCTTCGGGCTTTCGCTATGAATCAAGAAAAACCGGTTACGGCCAAACATTATACGGTT
The sequence above is drawn from the bacterium genome and encodes:
- a CDS encoding Trm112 family protein; protein product: MLNKELLKILVCPACKTTLKENGETLLCTNSECRRQYPVKDNIPVMLIDESKIIERSLFDQTVN
- a CDS encoding phosphatidate cytidylyltransferase, yielding MSSGVLRIIAAVVAIPFFVAATISGGWYFFILIELLIIFGVLEAAKLAQQKNALPQVVLLVGFSIVWAGLFQFNLSFFALPVILIFLLAVLLVELFRNEGSAILNISTTIFSFLYVSLMMTSLLMLRRIPIERHLPDMAGAQLIFVVLSGIWACDTLAYYGGRLFGRHKFFERVSPKKTWEGAVTGFFGALLGVWLVGWIYEISGNTFILTLPQTFVIGFFAGTLGQLGDLAESLLKRDAQVKDSGTLIPGHGGILDRFDSLLFVAPATYIFVYYFIFS
- a CDS encoding polyprenyl synthetase family protein produces the protein MKAAFPDVSSLVASINKTIFSYIRKKKPITLYEPPQYLFQGGGKRLRAVMLVLCSALNGRNYHHALHAAAAVEILHNFSLIHDDIMDNDDMRRGRKTIHKKWNQNIAILSGDFLAAAAYKALSQCPKEVLPHVSNIFADGFIELCEGQALDKEFETQPSVTEKDYMNMIRQKTAVLFSAATRIGGVVGGVSYGQEKALRDFGLHFGLAFQIQDDLLDIISDETTFGKNIGSDLIEKKKTYLSILASKSKTGRRLLNTFSPVHSESRHRELLAEFINFLDTSGIQKQTLKQIDHHFKSALKNLNGFKNTHAKNRLIEITHQAWHRSY
- the rpmG gene encoding 50S ribosomal protein L33, with protein sequence MAKGKGNRIVITMECTTCKTSNVPGVSRYTTEKNKKNDAERLEVMKYCRYERKHTLHKETR
- a CDS encoding HPr family phosphocarrier protein is translated as MEREIIVSNKAGIHARPAALLVKTASKFDSDVFFSCDGTEVNAKSIMSVMMLAAAMGSTVKIKVEGSDEAEAMAALIALFESKFNEE